From Microbacterium sp. LWH11-1.2, one genomic window encodes:
- a CDS encoding FAD-linked oxidase C-terminal domain-containing protein, with the protein MSESALLADLAAVLPADRVTTDPDVLESYAHDDAEWAEWALPVCLVRPHTPEEVQSTVQACLRHDTAVVARGAGTGLSGGANAITGCVVIALERMDAVLEVDELERLAVVQPGVINDALRARVAEHGLWYPPDPASSPWSTIGGNVATNAGGVCCVKYGVTRDYVLGMQVVTGTGDLVRLGRRTAKGVAGYDLTGLLVGSEGTLGIVTEITVRLRPARPPEQTIAGFFDSLTDAGRAVREVAAAGLTPSALELIDRNCLRAVDEWKNMGLSADAAVVLLGRVDTPGVAGEEEAVAMLSAFRRGGATWADRSTDEAEGEALFAARRLAYPALERLGPVLTEDVCVPKGSVPEMLSRIEAIGRANDVLIANIAHAGDGNLHPLLVVPPGDAEARARAEKAFTEIIDDALALGGTVTGEHGVGLLKREGLRSELFPPVLDMHRAVKAALDPAGILNPGKIIG; encoded by the coding sequence GTGAGTGAGTCCGCGCTCCTCGCCGACCTCGCGGCGGTTCTCCCCGCCGACCGTGTCACGACCGACCCCGACGTGCTCGAGAGCTACGCGCACGACGACGCCGAGTGGGCGGAGTGGGCGCTGCCGGTCTGCCTCGTGCGACCGCATACGCCCGAGGAGGTGCAGTCGACGGTTCAGGCGTGCCTGCGTCACGACACGGCGGTCGTCGCCCGCGGGGCGGGGACCGGGCTCTCGGGCGGCGCGAATGCGATCACCGGCTGCGTCGTGATCGCGCTGGAGCGTATGGATGCCGTGCTCGAGGTGGATGAACTCGAACGCCTCGCCGTCGTGCAGCCAGGAGTGATCAACGATGCCCTCCGGGCGCGGGTCGCGGAGCACGGCCTCTGGTATCCGCCCGATCCGGCCAGCTCGCCCTGGTCGACCATCGGCGGCAACGTGGCGACGAACGCCGGCGGCGTCTGCTGCGTCAAGTACGGCGTCACCCGGGACTACGTGCTCGGGATGCAGGTCGTGACCGGCACGGGGGATCTCGTCCGGCTGGGTCGACGCACCGCGAAGGGCGTCGCCGGCTACGACCTGACGGGTCTTCTCGTCGGCTCGGAGGGCACCCTCGGCATCGTCACGGAGATCACGGTGCGGCTTCGTCCGGCGCGCCCGCCCGAGCAGACGATCGCCGGGTTCTTCGACTCGCTCACCGACGCAGGCCGTGCTGTGCGCGAGGTCGCAGCAGCAGGCCTCACGCCGTCTGCGCTCGAGCTGATCGACCGCAACTGTCTGCGGGCCGTCGACGAGTGGAAGAACATGGGGCTCTCGGCCGATGCCGCCGTCGTCCTGCTCGGACGCGTGGACACCCCGGGGGTCGCCGGCGAGGAGGAGGCGGTCGCGATGCTGTCCGCGTTCCGACGCGGCGGTGCCACCTGGGCCGACCGCAGCACGGACGAAGCCGAGGGCGAGGCGCTCTTCGCTGCTCGGCGTCTGGCGTATCCGGCACTCGAACGTCTCGGGCCCGTGCTGACGGAAGACGTGTGCGTTCCGAAGGGCTCGGTCCCGGAGATGCTCAGCCGCATCGAGGCCATCGGGCGGGCCAACGACGTGCTCATCGCCAACATCGCGCACGCCGGCGACGGCAACCTCCATCCGCTCCTCGTCGTTCCGCCCGGAGATGCCGAGGCCCGCGCACGTGCGGAGAAGGCGTTCACGGAGATCATCGATGATGCCCTCGCGCTCGGCGGCACCGTCACCGGAGAGCACGGCGTGGGTCTTCTGAAGCGCGAGGGACTCCGGTCCGAGCTCTTTCCCCCCGTGCTCGACATGCATCGAGCAGTCAAGGCCGCGCTCGATCCCGCCGGGATTCTCAACCCCGGCAAGATCATCGGCTGA
- a CDS encoding TetR/AcrR family transcriptional regulator — MRASVGEGRARLLQALFDEFGENGPTPNLSMRQVAERLGVHHTLLTYHFGSRPALLSAVLSEARRRDNLVIAAAGDELGFVDMLRAIWGFYATTAHEERTRAFFHLIGLAVYERGAFDGFVADLDDLTRLLEAAARRDGLKEADAVQQSLIAIACVRGLLLQRLLTPSDQVDAAAEKFIASFATAARGIGDAR, encoded by the coding sequence ATGCGAGCATCGGTCGGAGAAGGAAGGGCGCGGCTGCTGCAGGCGCTGTTCGATGAATTCGGCGAGAACGGCCCGACCCCCAACCTGTCGATGCGTCAGGTGGCGGAGCGGCTCGGCGTGCACCACACGCTCCTCACCTACCACTTCGGGTCTCGACCGGCGCTGCTGAGCGCCGTGCTGTCCGAAGCGCGCCGTCGCGACAACCTCGTGATCGCCGCGGCAGGGGATGAGCTCGGCTTCGTCGACATGCTCCGTGCCATCTGGGGCTTCTACGCCACCACGGCGCACGAGGAGCGGACGCGGGCTTTCTTCCATCTGATCGGGCTGGCGGTGTACGAGCGCGGCGCCTTCGACGGGTTCGTCGCCGACCTCGACGACCTCACCCGCCTTCTCGAGGCCGCTGCCCGCCGCGACGGACTGAAAGAAGCGGATGCCGTGCAGCAGAGCCTCATCGCGATCGCCTGCGTACGCGGACTGCTGCTGCAGCGGCTGCTGACTCCCTCCGACCAGGTCGACGCCGCCGCAGAGAAGTTCATCGCCTCCTTCGCGACAGCGGCACGCGGAATCGGCGACGCTCGGTAG
- a CDS encoding amidohydrolase family protein, with translation MNEIWFAGGVIADGSGAAPSEADVCVEDGVITRIGSAPDGARTVDLDGMLLTPGLIDAHVHLGLSSPIRAQFGFQLSAAEIAADIFTTASRTLDAGFTTVRDTGGIDGGVVDVIAKGKMRGPRVLSCGPVQCQTGGHGYYGAAWEPTELWETHHIPGLAALSLMSGNADELRRNVRESFRRGATFLKLCVTGGVVGGHDRLDDTQFTTAEIAVAVEEAAARGTYVTVHAHNNAGIRNAVEAGVRCVEHGTGIDEPTAALMREHDVALVPTFAVIEQIMNPDGLDVDPSTRDRIAGTRRRMVEALRIAREAGVRIGLGSDLLGPAQHRRGEELRLRAELESPMRALVSATSVNADILGIGDRVGTIRVGMAADMVAWARNPLEDAHVFADPDMAAFVVKDGRIMKGDTR, from the coding sequence ATGAACGAGATCTGGTTCGCGGGCGGCGTCATCGCCGACGGGTCCGGCGCGGCGCCCTCCGAAGCGGACGTGTGCGTGGAGGACGGCGTCATCACCCGGATCGGTTCCGCTCCGGATGGCGCGAGGACCGTCGACCTCGACGGCATGCTGCTGACTCCCGGGCTGATCGACGCCCACGTGCACCTCGGACTCTCGAGCCCGATCCGCGCACAGTTCGGCTTTCAGCTCTCGGCTGCGGAGATCGCCGCCGACATCTTCACCACGGCGAGTCGCACCCTCGACGCGGGCTTCACCACGGTGCGCGATACCGGCGGCATCGACGGGGGAGTCGTGGACGTCATCGCGAAGGGCAAGATGCGCGGTCCGCGCGTGCTGTCGTGCGGACCCGTGCAGTGTCAGACCGGTGGCCACGGGTATTACGGCGCCGCGTGGGAGCCGACCGAGCTGTGGGAGACGCACCATATCCCGGGCCTCGCTGCTCTGTCGCTCATGTCGGGCAATGCCGATGAACTGAGACGCAATGTGCGGGAGTCGTTCCGTCGTGGCGCGACCTTCCTGAAGCTGTGCGTCACCGGCGGCGTCGTCGGAGGCCACGATCGCCTCGACGACACGCAGTTCACGACCGCGGAGATCGCTGTAGCGGTGGAGGAGGCCGCCGCGCGCGGCACCTACGTCACCGTGCACGCGCACAACAACGCCGGCATCCGGAACGCCGTGGAAGCGGGCGTGCGCTGCGTGGAGCACGGCACCGGCATCGACGAGCCGACCGCGGCGCTCATGCGGGAGCACGACGTGGCGCTCGTCCCCACGTTCGCGGTGATCGAACAGATCATGAACCCGGACGGCCTGGACGTGGACCCGTCGACGCGCGACCGCATCGCCGGCACCCGCCGGCGCATGGTCGAGGCGCTCAGGATCGCCCGTGAAGCGGGGGTGCGCATCGGTCTGGGCTCGGATCTGCTCGGTCCCGCTCAGCACCGCCGAGGGGAGGAGCTTCGACTGCGCGCCGAGCTGGAGTCGCCCATGCGCGCGCTCGTCTCGGCGACCAGCGTCAACGCCGACATCCTCGGCATCGGGGACCGTGTCGGCACGATCCGTGTGGGGATGGCGGCCGACATGGTCGCCTGGGCGCGGAACCCGCTCGAGGACGCCCACGTCTTCGCGGATCCGGACATGGCCGCCTTCGTCGTGAAGGACGGCCGCATCATGAAGGGAGACACCCGATGA
- a CDS encoding AraC family transcriptional regulator: protein MASVDRLTPLLQRFRVRTRLFHAGPLCGVTAFPAEADRGFLHVLRHGQMELTLTDERGATVRVQITRPSVLFFPRPSDHSFLNAPTEESDFTCATLDFDGGATHPLVQALPPVIILPLDEVATLGPALDLLFSEVDNVRCGHPILADRLFEVVLIQLLRWMLDNPAHIALKQSLLSGLADERLAPALVAVHEAPGESWTLETMAREARMSRSAFASRFKEVVGQTPVDYLTEWRLTIAQENLRAGMSVSTIAAELGYASASAFSRAFAQRLGHSPRTWLARAA from the coding sequence ATGGCCTCCGTCGACCGCCTCACTCCCTTGCTGCAGCGATTCCGCGTCCGGACACGGCTGTTCCATGCCGGTCCGCTCTGCGGAGTGACCGCGTTTCCGGCTGAAGCCGATCGCGGCTTTCTGCATGTGCTCCGCCACGGCCAGATGGAGCTGACGCTCACCGACGAGCGCGGAGCGACCGTGCGCGTGCAGATCACTCGCCCGAGCGTGCTCTTCTTCCCGCGTCCGAGCGACCACTCATTCCTCAACGCACCGACCGAGGAGTCCGACTTCACCTGCGCGACCCTCGATTTCGACGGGGGCGCCACGCATCCGCTCGTCCAGGCGCTGCCGCCGGTCATCATCCTCCCGCTCGATGAGGTGGCCACGCTCGGTCCTGCGCTCGACCTGCTCTTCTCCGAGGTCGACAATGTGCGCTGCGGCCATCCGATCCTGGCGGACCGATTGTTCGAGGTCGTGCTCATCCAGCTGCTCCGATGGATGCTCGACAATCCCGCGCACATCGCCCTGAAGCAGAGCCTGCTGTCGGGCCTCGCCGATGAACGGCTCGCGCCCGCCCTCGTCGCCGTTCATGAAGCACCGGGGGAGTCCTGGACGCTGGAGACGATGGCGCGTGAAGCCAGGATGTCGCGCAGCGCCTTCGCCTCGCGTTTCAAAGAGGTGGTCGGACAGACCCCCGTGGACTACCTGACCGAATGGCGGCTGACGATCGCGCAGGAGAACCTGCGCGCCGGGATGTCGGTGAGCACGATCGCCGCCGAGCTCGGCTACGCGAGCGCGTCAGCCTTCTCCCGCGCATTCGCGCAGCGCCTCGGACACTCGCCGCGTACCTGGCTCGCGCGAGCGGCCTGA
- a CDS encoding alpha/beta hydrolase-fold protein, with translation MSEMLNGCLADTEYLEVTARSGNRYGVWVTTPPGYAESADPLPLIYVVDGNFAVGLTAPLIVTQADPYLTVAPYIQVSIGYAGEEAAQWAQLRNRDLVPPGEPVSDEMVRTLTAARDSGAMTQEHMDTYLAHLADTHADAFLSFLTEELHPLLQSKVRVSDSGHGLFGYSYGGLFALYAWLRETPLFTTFGAGSPGVAATNSQVFPLIAALSEPDRGSSARLHVTLNEAELLGSIPIYREIGRNLLTVVEELHARGRSGDVSKALLHETHVTGLQASFLSYVKTCHTRSGSARGDDDRE, from the coding sequence ATGAGCGAGATGTTGAACGGCTGCCTGGCCGATACGGAATACCTCGAGGTCACGGCACGTTCGGGCAACCGCTACGGCGTCTGGGTGACGACGCCTCCTGGTTACGCGGAGTCCGCCGATCCCCTACCTCTGATCTACGTGGTCGACGGCAACTTCGCCGTTGGGCTCACCGCCCCGCTCATCGTCACCCAGGCGGATCCGTACCTCACCGTCGCTCCGTACATCCAGGTCAGCATCGGGTATGCCGGCGAGGAAGCCGCGCAGTGGGCGCAGTTGCGCAACCGAGATCTCGTGCCGCCGGGTGAACCGGTCAGCGACGAGATGGTGCGGACTCTCACCGCCGCTCGTGATTCCGGGGCGATGACCCAGGAGCACATGGACACGTACCTCGCTCACCTGGCCGACACCCATGCCGATGCCTTCCTCTCGTTCCTGACGGAGGAGCTCCATCCGCTCCTGCAGTCGAAGGTGCGGGTCAGCGACTCCGGTCATGGACTCTTCGGCTACTCGTACGGCGGTCTCTTCGCGCTGTACGCCTGGTTGCGCGAGACGCCTCTGTTCACGACGTTCGGTGCGGGCAGCCCCGGCGTCGCCGCCACGAACAGCCAGGTCTTCCCCCTGATAGCCGCCCTGTCGGAGCCCGACCGAGGCTCATCGGCCCGGCTGCACGTCACGCTGAACGAGGCCGAACTGCTCGGGTCGATCCCCATCTATCGCGAGATCGGGCGCAATCTGCTCACGGTCGTGGAGGAGCTGCATGCTCGCGGGCGTTCGGGAGACGTGTCGAAGGCCCTGCTGCATGAGACTCACGTGACCGGGCTGCAGGCATCGTTCCTGAGCTACGTGAAGACCTGTCACACGCGTTCGGGATCTGCCCGCGGCGATGACGATCGTGAGTGA
- the solA gene encoding N-methyl-L-tryptophan oxidase, which produces MTPGYSHIVIGAGAVGSATAYWLAQAGAERVLVLEQFELGHALGSSGDHSRIIRRAYHRDDYTALTDAMFEAWAEVEERSGLKLYTRTGGIDLAAAGSAGAAEIDQYRRAMDAAGIRYDELTIDDIRTQYPQWTVSDDTIGIHQADGGILDIRRSVSAHSSLARAAGVEFRSGTVVTGVRVDAHGVSVTTSEGSFDGAHLVVAAGSWLGDLMPDLGLSFSLTLSQEQVGYFSSPNLSQFTPDRFPIWIHHSDEVHYGFPVYGEAAVKLARDMRGHFISPSERSFVPDDEEPQLLRDFLRTYLPAADGPLLLSRTCLYDMPADRDFVLDTLPEHPHVAVFNGAGHAGKFASLVGRILADLLTVGRTAHDISSFSLRRPAIVDPDFVPLFRLGTESGATSAATGAA; this is translated from the coding sequence ATGACCCCGGGATACTCCCACATCGTCATCGGCGCCGGAGCCGTCGGCTCCGCGACCGCCTACTGGCTGGCACAGGCCGGCGCGGAGCGCGTCCTCGTTCTCGAGCAGTTCGAACTCGGCCACGCCCTCGGCTCCTCCGGCGACCACTCCCGGATCATCCGGCGGGCCTACCATCGCGACGACTACACGGCACTCACCGACGCGATGTTCGAGGCCTGGGCCGAGGTCGAGGAGCGCTCCGGCCTGAAGCTGTACACACGGACCGGCGGGATCGACCTCGCTGCAGCGGGCAGCGCCGGAGCGGCCGAGATCGACCAGTACCGTCGCGCGATGGATGCCGCGGGCATCCGGTACGACGAACTGACGATCGACGACATCCGCACGCAGTACCCGCAGTGGACGGTGTCGGACGACACGATCGGGATCCACCAGGCGGACGGCGGCATCCTCGACATCCGCCGATCGGTCTCCGCCCATTCATCTCTCGCCCGGGCCGCCGGGGTCGAGTTCCGCTCCGGAACGGTCGTGACCGGGGTTCGTGTCGATGCGCACGGCGTCTCCGTCACGACGTCCGAGGGATCGTTCGACGGCGCCCATCTCGTCGTCGCGGCGGGCTCCTGGCTCGGCGATCTCATGCCCGACCTCGGCCTTTCGTTCTCCCTCACGCTGAGCCAGGAGCAGGTCGGGTACTTCTCGTCGCCGAACCTCTCGCAGTTCACGCCGGACAGGTTCCCGATCTGGATCCACCACAGCGACGAGGTGCACTACGGCTTCCCCGTCTACGGCGAGGCAGCGGTGAAGCTCGCCCGCGACATGCGCGGTCATTTCATCTCGCCGTCGGAGCGGTCGTTCGTCCCGGATGACGAGGAGCCGCAGCTGCTCCGCGACTTCCTGCGCACGTACCTCCCGGCGGCCGACGGACCGCTGCTGCTGAGCAGGACCTGCCTCTACGACATGCCCGCGGACCGGGACTTCGTGCTCGACACCCTGCCGGAGCATCCGCATGTCGCCGTCTTCAACGGGGCGGGGCACGCGGGCAAGTTCGCAAGCCTGGTCGGGCGAATCCTCGCCGACCTGCTCACCGTCGGCCGCACGGCGCACGACATCTCGTCGTTCAGCCTGCGCCGGCCCGCGATCGTCGACCCCGACTTCGTGCCCCTGTTCCGGCTGGGGACGGAAAGCGGTGCGACGAGCGCGGCGACAGGCGCGGCGTGA